One genomic region from Microcoleus sp. FACHB-672 encodes:
- a CDS encoding chlorophyll a/b-binding protein produces the protein MKPETPSAPASTQTESYNQPEPAFGWTAYAEQINGRFAMLGFVALLLLEFFTRQDFFTWLGLR, from the coding sequence ATGAAGCCAGAAACACCGTCCGCGCCGGCATCTACTCAAACCGAATCTTATAACCAACCTGAACCGGCCTTTGGCTGGACTGCTTACGCAGAGCAAATTAACGGACGATTTGCCATGCTAGGATTTGTCGCACTCCTGCTACTGGAATTTTTCACTCGCCAAGATTTCTTCACGTGGCTGGGGCTGCGCTAA
- a CDS encoding succinate dehydrogenase/fumarate reductase iron-sulfur subunit — protein sequence MQVRFKVVRQNQNSSPSIQTYTLEVEPGNTILDCLNRIKWEQDGTLAFRKNCRNTICGSCSMRIDGRSALACKENVGSELARLEQIAAQAAQVPAQEGQDALLKNKGGQDAPPRTPADGIPEITIAPMGNMPVIKDLVVDMASFWNNLQAVDPYVSTGARQVPEREFLQTPEERAQLNQTGNCILCGACYSECNAREVNPEFVGPHALAKAYRMVADSRDDQTESRLEQYNQGTAGVWGCTRCYYCNAVCPMEVAPMDQIGKIKQEILERKNAQDSRQIRHRKVLINLVKEGGWIDERKFGLQVVGNSFRDIKGLASLGPLGLRMLAKRKFPLSFEPSEGAAVVRSLIESVQNLEQQSAQESQENPEKL from the coding sequence ATGCAAGTTCGTTTTAAGGTCGTTCGACAAAATCAAAATTCCTCTCCTAGCATTCAGACTTACACGCTGGAGGTGGAACCGGGTAATACAATTTTAGATTGCCTCAATCGCATTAAGTGGGAGCAAGATGGAACCCTAGCGTTTCGCAAAAATTGCCGCAACACCATCTGCGGCAGTTGTTCCATGCGAATTGATGGGCGCTCCGCGCTAGCCTGTAAGGAGAATGTGGGCAGCGAACTGGCGAGATTAGAGCAAATTGCAGCTCAGGCTGCCCAGGTGCCGGCACAGGAAGGACAGGATGCCCTGCTCAAAAACAAAGGTGGGCAAGATGCACCTCCAAGAACACCGGCAGACGGCATCCCAGAAATTACTATCGCGCCAATGGGCAATATGCCGGTGATTAAGGATCTGGTGGTGGATATGGCCAGTTTCTGGAATAACCTCCAGGCAGTCGATCCGTATGTGAGCACCGGCGCACGACAAGTTCCAGAACGTGAGTTCCTTCAAACCCCTGAGGAACGGGCACAACTGAATCAAACCGGCAATTGCATCCTCTGCGGTGCCTGTTATTCCGAGTGCAACGCCCGCGAAGTCAATCCTGAGTTTGTCGGTCCTCACGCCCTCGCGAAAGCTTACCGGATGGTAGCCGACTCCCGCGATGACCAGACAGAAAGCCGGTTGGAACAATACAACCAAGGCACCGCCGGCGTCTGGGGTTGCACCCGCTGTTATTACTGCAATGCCGTCTGTCCGATGGAAGTCGCACCAATGGATCAAATCGGCAAAATCAAACAAGAAATTCTTGAGCGCAAAAATGCCCAAGACAGCCGGCAAATCCGCCACCGCAAAGTATTAATCAATCTCGTCAAAGAAGGTGGTTGGATTGATGAGCGCAAATTCGGTTTGCAAGTTGTCGGTAACAGTTTCCGTGATATCAAAGGATTAGCCAGCCTCGGCCCATTAGGGTTGCGGATGCTGGCAAAACGCAAATTTCCCTTATCATTTGAACCGTCGGAAGGAGCAGCGGTTGTGCGATCGCTGATTGAATCCGTACAAAATTTAGAGCAACAATCTGCTCAAGAAAGTCAAGAAAACCCTGAAAAACTATGA
- a CDS encoding Uma2 family endonuclease has protein sequence MTVSILASTQIEYPDEDGLPMAESDFQRDYLMAAVKVLEIHFQNRPDVYVSGNLFIYYEEGNPQSVVAPDTFVVLGVEKRQRRSYKIWENGDKTPDFVLEITLMSTRSQDQGAKKGIYAFLGVREYFQYDPTGDYLDPQLQGLHLVEGNYFPIAQTSLPDGTSSVSSEVLGLDLRVLPDGKLRFYNPTTGEFLLTHEEAEAARRDAEAARQEAQERAQRLAAKLLELGIDPDAL, from the coding sequence ATGACCGTTTCAATTCTTGCCTCAACCCAAATTGAATACCCAGATGAAGATGGTTTACCAATGGCTGAAAGTGATTTCCAGCGCGATTATTTAATGGCTGCTGTTAAAGTGCTGGAAATCCACTTCCAGAATCGGCCTGATGTTTACGTTTCTGGAAATCTCTTTATTTACTACGAAGAAGGAAATCCCCAGTCAGTTGTCGCCCCCGATACTTTTGTTGTCTTGGGGGTGGAAAAACGCCAGCGCCGTTCCTATAAAATTTGGGAAAATGGAGACAAAACTCCTGATTTTGTGCTAGAAATCACGTTAATGAGTACCCGCAGTCAAGACCAAGGCGCGAAAAAAGGTATTTACGCTTTTTTAGGGGTACGAGAATATTTTCAGTACGATCCAACCGGCGATTATCTCGATCCTCAACTTCAGGGACTACATCTGGTTGAAGGCAATTATTTCCCAATAGCGCAAACCAGTTTACCAGATGGGACAAGTTCGGTATCCAGTGAAGTTTTAGGGTTAGATTTGCGAGTTTTGCCAGATGGTAAACTTCGCTTTTACAATCCTACAACGGGTGAATTTTTGCTCACCCATGAAGAAGCTGAGGCAGCGCGACGGGACGCTGAGGCAGCGCGACAGGAGGCTCAAGAGCGAGCGCAGCGATTAGCCGCTAAACTGCTAGAGTTGGGAATCGATCCTGATGCACTTTAA
- a CDS encoding RDD family protein encodes MQTEPLYTRLPKVPMWRRACALFVDILPVWLLSSLLVNNFILDFLVWLGLRVLLVSANQGQSLGRWAFDMKVVDERFGKSPGLLELTKREALTGIGVSLTVFGVTNLNPSTAQYLLLVVPLALDCSLAYFDPMRKQAFHDRFAATMVVSTRRGYSLDIKVKKWVAQLRRFVKQ; translated from the coding sequence ATGCAAACCGAACCTCTCTACACCCGCTTGCCCAAAGTTCCGATGTGGCGACGGGCGTGTGCCCTGTTCGTCGATATCCTGCCGGTTTGGCTGCTCAGTTCGCTGCTAGTCAACAATTTTATTCTTGACTTTCTAGTCTGGCTGGGGTTGCGAGTGCTACTTGTGTCGGCAAATCAGGGGCAAAGTCTGGGACGCTGGGCATTCGACATGAAGGTGGTAGACGAACGTTTCGGGAAGTCACCCGGACTGCTAGAGTTAACCAAGCGGGAAGCACTCACCGGCATTGGTGTCAGCTTGACAGTGTTTGGGGTTACTAACCTCAATCCCTCAACGGCCCAATACTTGTTGCTAGTCGTTCCCTTGGCCCTAGATTGTAGTCTTGCTTACTTTGACCCCATGCGGAAGCAGGCATTTCACGATCGCTTTGCCGCTACAATGGTGGTCTCAACACGCCGGGGTTACTCGCTGGATATTAAAGTTAAAAAATGGGTTGCTCAGTTGCGCCGTTTTGTGAAACAATAG
- the rpmG gene encoding 50S ribosomal protein L33 — translation MAKGVRIIVTLECTECRSNLDKRSAGVSRYTTSKNRRNTTARLELKKFCTHCNKHTEHKEIK, via the coding sequence ATGGCTAAGGGTGTCCGCATAATCGTAACCTTGGAATGCACCGAGTGTCGCAGCAACCTGGACAAGCGTTCTGCCGGCGTCTCTCGGTACACCACCAGCAAAAACCGCCGCAACACGACGGCTCGTCTAGAACTGAAAAAGTTCTGCACTCACTGTAACAAACACACCGAACACAAAGAAATTAAGTAG
- the rpsR gene encoding 30S ribosomal protein S18, which translates to MAYFRRRVSPIKPGDPIDYKDVDLLRKFITERGKILPRRITGLTAKQQRDMTLAIKRARLIALLPFINQEG; encoded by the coding sequence ATGGCTTATTTCCGCCGCCGTGTTTCCCCCATTAAACCTGGCGATCCGATTGATTACAAAGATGTCGATTTGCTGCGTAAATTTATCACAGAGCGTGGGAAGATTTTGCCGCGCCGCATTACAGGTTTGACAGCCAAACAACAACGAGACATGACCCTAGCAATCAAGCGGGCTAGGCTGATTGCTTTATTGCCCTTCATCAACCAAGAAGGATAA
- a CDS encoding ribonuclease catalytic domain-containing protein — protein MEKGTLIEFRLHGERRLAVAECPDGKKNWKVTDEQGLSHSIPPRQLSYEVKGATYKPSEIALFKKEIQPYLDPSSLEVAWEFLVEENQSVEPAEMAQLLFSDKTPAQCYAAYYLLSEDKLYFKQKGDRYEPRSAVMVAELKHQQEVEKQRQQEWQEFLERVQHRLCGKLVEWQTSDRVRIEALERVAALGDEASHRAPALETLAALKRPETPQGAFQLLVDLGQWTVHENLSLRRSQTPTHFSTKVLDVAQSCLNSPPPDPDTNRLDLTHLKVYTIDDESTQEIDDGLSLEYLEDGRERLWVHIADPTRLLSPGDELDLEARRRSTTLYLPTGMIPMFPPELATGPMSLVQGRICYALSFGIILDETGGVREYTIHPSSIKPTYRLTYEDVDEMLHLDLQTEPEISAIAQWAKRRQKWRLSQGAISISMPEAIIKVHEDDITIDVMEDSPSRHLVAEMMILAGEVAARYGQTHSLALPFRHQPQPELPSDEELILLPAGPVRACAIRRCMPRSEMSITPARHASLGLDTYTQVTSPIRRYTDLLAHFQLKAHLRGDPLPFSTEQMQELVMSVSAAVKEATSVERQTQRYWGLEYLRRHTNEVWQALVLRWLREDDNLGLILLEELGLELAWRFPRPVALGERLEIKVSYADPRKDEIHFQELIAQSAHHAAH, from the coding sequence GTGGAGAAAGGAACGCTGATCGAATTTCGGCTGCACGGAGAGCGTCGGCTCGCTGTGGCAGAATGTCCAGATGGGAAAAAGAACTGGAAAGTAACCGACGAACAGGGTCTATCCCACAGCATTCCTCCCCGACAGCTCAGTTATGAAGTGAAAGGGGCGACTTACAAACCTTCAGAAATTGCCCTTTTTAAAAAAGAAATCCAGCCCTATCTAGACCCATCTAGTTTAGAGGTGGCTTGGGAATTTTTAGTTGAAGAAAATCAGTCAGTGGAGCCGGCAGAAATGGCTCAACTGCTATTTTCCGATAAAACGCCGGCTCAGTGCTACGCGGCTTATTATTTACTGTCTGAAGATAAACTTTATTTCAAACAAAAAGGCGACCGTTACGAACCGCGCTCAGCGGTAATGGTGGCCGAACTCAAACATCAGCAAGAAGTAGAAAAGCAGCGGCAGCAAGAGTGGCAAGAATTTTTAGAGCGGGTACAACACCGGCTCTGTGGAAAACTGGTGGAGTGGCAAACCAGCGATCGCGTTCGCATTGAAGCCCTAGAAAGGGTTGCGGCCTTAGGAGATGAAGCCTCTCACCGTGCTCCCGCCCTAGAAACACTAGCAGCATTGAAACGCCCCGAAACTCCTCAAGGGGCTTTTCAGCTTTTGGTAGATTTAGGACAGTGGACTGTGCACGAAAACTTATCTTTACGGCGCAGTCAAACTCCGACTCACTTTTCTACCAAGGTGCTGGATGTGGCTCAAAGTTGTTTGAATTCTCCGCCCCCCGATCCTGACACAAATCGGCTGGATCTGACCCATCTTAAGGTGTACACCATCGATGATGAAAGCACCCAAGAAATTGATGATGGGTTGAGTCTGGAATATTTGGAAGATGGGCGAGAACGCTTGTGGGTTCATATCGCCGATCCGACTCGGTTACTATCACCTGGGGATGAATTAGACTTAGAAGCGCGCCGGCGCAGCACCACATTGTATCTGCCCACCGGCATGATCCCAATGTTCCCCCCAGAATTGGCAACCGGCCCGATGAGTTTGGTGCAGGGACGCATTTGTTACGCGCTCAGTTTTGGCATCATTTTAGATGAAACAGGGGGCGTGCGGGAGTACACCATTCACCCAAGCTCAATCAAACCGACCTACCGGCTCACCTACGAAGATGTGGATGAGATGCTGCATCTGGATCTGCAAACAGAACCAGAAATCTCTGCAATTGCTCAGTGGGCAAAACGTAGACAGAAATGGCGATTATCCCAAGGGGCGATCAGCATCTCCATGCCTGAAGCCATCATTAAGGTTCATGAGGACGATATCACTATTGACGTGATGGAAGACTCGCCCTCACGGCATCTGGTGGCAGAAATGATGATTTTAGCGGGGGAAGTGGCAGCGCGTTACGGTCAGACCCACAGCTTGGCCCTGCCTTTCCGCCATCAACCCCAACCAGAACTGCCTTCAGATGAAGAACTGATTCTGCTGCCGGCAGGGCCGGTGAGAGCTTGTGCGATTCGCCGGTGTATGCCTCGTAGTGAGATGAGTATCACACCGGCACGTCACGCAAGTTTGGGTTTAGATACTTATACTCAAGTCACCTCGCCCATTCGCCGATATACCGACTTGCTCGCTCACTTTCAACTCAAAGCTCACCTGCGCGGCGATCCCCTGCCCTTTTCGACAGAACAGATGCAAGAGTTGGTGATGAGTGTGAGTGCGGCTGTGAAAGAGGCCACCTCAGTGGAACGTCAAACCCAACGTTATTGGGGCTTGGAATACCTTCGCCGGCACACGAATGAAGTTTGGCAGGCATTGGTGCTGCGCTGGCTCAGAGAAGACGATAATTTAGGACTGATTCTGTTAGAAGAATTAGGCTTAGAGTTGGCTTGGCGTTTTCCCCGTCCTGTGGCACTGGGCGAACGCTTAGAAATCAAGGTGAGTTACGCAGATCCGCGCAAAGACGAGATTCATTTCCAAGAATTAATCGCTCAGTCGGCTCACCATGCCGCTCACTAA
- a CDS encoding DUF2157 domain-containing protein: MSLQPERSIRIELNIQAEQPELLEGLDLWLHLGLISDAQVRQLCRQYLTCRLPYQPVVAPPEKEREIKTEEAPPPAKRRTPQPVHSLMAELSVRWLLFLGVFMVVVSSGLLAASQWERFPAFGQYGVLLAYTLVFWAVSYWANRQRNLQLTAQTLQLVTLLLVPVNFWAMDGFRLWNYPLEWLTVAIATAALTGITVLLLKNQPNASRLALINTLGLSYLHWGWKLPALPVPLIAVYVGTVGTSLATFYQYRRISPQTPEPSAGTEEQASNNIQKYALTGAAVVAYALTILLFRAIFVARVPINQLGLAIGICGWLFAWLSQQETTNVTPSPSPRLTPWEQMGAILMVIGWLVAVVTEPWQAFAVSGLLLWFLSSRLRRHWQQDDLTGIYIIGLQSVWLAWRLIPEATQQWAITTGTQLAGIPVDAPWALLSLALFPYLIFMVWVTDWLRCRQKLALARFSEQLALIFGTCLTLLSLPYALLRTLNLLASTLTLAVVTCRQTPTRIVPVYLTHIAGLLTICSAIDWIWPNLSLGFWATILLVLAIVEWLFSLYSESKIETEESSEENLSLFINKNSSWYLGLVLAGISYFLLLNNYSNFLSNIGNSYPEWGLVWLIAPLALTGITRRLNTSRRPISSWLSTSALFMAQILTIQMPATRLIGLGVATSLMFLNTRYLRQVSAAIITLGFGLSFFFTQLYEGIPVFPRLTANDWLVTIAGTFGILWLLRSLLLVTSPPKAEGETPSLAAIYAPAVDFWGITLCSVELLILTLHSFAVYWKWLDPSVLVIIAAGITLTAILYRGRRQPSNWMLYSFGWGLEVLAAEFLGFFGREVIHLAIANIALGLIFQLIGDWWQRRAGTENFPSSWHILPLLYGGLGALLRWGLFANWTGLTSLGLALIAIGVGRRRQELKFLVYLGLIGASVSAYEILGYRISSLPAGDQLIAMVALGTSILYAYRILNIWLSDYLRLSREELKFFASLHWAISSFFLLLAISYPIISYDLVGLGAGFVLTRYAIMQGRNNPSLFQAESWVYLGILEGAGIGIYMSNKLQLAALLLPWSAAIAAAISCFLYALPWENWGWPKRPWLRSAVVIPTATALCTPTTNPTSLLLVAGFYLVLAQLNRQIRITYLSIFFINWALLRWFTILNVTDFLAYTTPPALSLLYLAQVDPSLKSVEQRELRHILRLLGTGTICFVALFTSNWFVCGVWSVVAIFAGLTLRVRAFLYVGTATFLLNAINQLVILSLDYSFTKWIIGLLVGIAFIYIAANFETRREQIVALVQNWIEELQEWQ; encoded by the coding sequence ATGTCACTTCAACCTGAGCGCTCCATCAGAATTGAACTCAACATCCAAGCCGAGCAGCCAGAGTTATTAGAAGGTTTGGATCTGTGGCTGCATCTGGGGTTGATTTCTGATGCCCAAGTGCGGCAGTTGTGCCGGCAGTATCTCACCTGTCGATTACCCTACCAGCCTGTCGTCGCGCCGCCAGAGAAAGAAAGAGAGATAAAGACAGAGGAAGCGCCGCCGCCAGCAAAACGCCGCACGCCGCAACCTGTACACTCACTAATGGCAGAACTTAGCGTCCGGTGGCTGCTGTTTCTGGGCGTTTTCATGGTGGTGGTGTCTTCTGGGTTGCTTGCCGCCAGTCAGTGGGAACGCTTTCCGGCATTTGGACAATACGGCGTTCTGCTGGCTTATACTTTAGTGTTTTGGGCTGTCAGCTACTGGGCAAACCGGCAGCGAAATTTACAGTTAACTGCTCAAACCTTGCAACTCGTCACTCTGCTATTAGTGCCGGTGAATTTTTGGGCGATGGATGGGTTTCGGTTGTGGAATTATCCCCTGGAATGGCTAACCGTTGCCATTGCGACTGCTGCCCTCACCGGCATCACGGTTTTGCTGCTGAAAAATCAACCCAATGCTTCCCGTCTCGCCCTGATTAATACGCTGGGACTCAGTTATCTGCACTGGGGTTGGAAACTGCCGGCACTTCCCGTTCCCCTGATTGCCGTTTATGTCGGTACAGTTGGAACTTCCCTCGCCACATTTTATCAATACCGGCGCATTTCCCCTCAAACTCCAGAACCTTCTGCCGGCACTGAGGAACAAGCTTCTAACAATATCCAGAAATACGCTTTAACTGGGGCAGCCGTCGTCGCTTATGCCTTAACCATATTATTATTCCGGGCCATATTTGTCGCCCGCGTGCCCATCAATCAGTTGGGGTTAGCAATCGGCATTTGTGGTTGGTTATTTGCATGGCTATCTCAACAGGAAACCACCAACGTCACCCCCTCACCTTCTCCCCGTCTCACTCCTTGGGAACAGATGGGTGCCATTTTAATGGTAATAGGCTGGCTAGTTGCTGTTGTCACAGAACCCTGGCAAGCGTTTGCCGTGAGTGGGTTGTTGTTGTGGTTTTTGAGCAGTCGTTTGCGCCGGCATTGGCAGCAGGATGATTTAACCGGCATTTACATCATCGGGTTGCAAAGCGTTTGGTTAGCTTGGCGGTTAATTCCAGAGGCAACCCAGCAATGGGCGATTACCACCGGCACCCAATTAGCCGGCATTCCTGTAGATGCTCCTTGGGCTTTATTGAGCCTTGCCCTGTTTCCCTATCTAATTTTTATGGTGTGGGTGACAGATTGGCTGCGCTGCCGGCAGAAATTGGCGCTTGCCCGCTTTAGCGAACAGCTAGCACTGATATTTGGGACTTGTTTAACGCTGCTGAGTTTACCCTATGCCTTATTACGAACGCTCAATTTGCTAGCTTCCACCCTCACTTTGGCAGTTGTGACGTGCCGGCAGACACCTACCAGAATCGTGCCGGTGTACCTCACTCACATTGCCGGTTTATTAACAATTTGTTCAGCAATTGATTGGATTTGGCCAAATCTCAGTTTAGGATTTTGGGCAACAATTTTATTAGTGTTGGCAATTGTTGAATGGTTATTCAGTTTGTATTCAGAATCAAAAATTGAAACTGAAGAATCCAGCGAGGAAAATTTATCTCTATTTATTAATAAAAACAGTAGTTGGTATCTAGGATTAGTGCTTGCCGGCATCAGTTATTTTTTACTCCTCAATAATTACTCTAACTTCCTTAGCAACATTGGGAACAGCTATCCAGAGTGGGGTCTTGTTTGGCTGATTGCGCCCCTTGCGCTTACGGGGATTACCAGACGGCTAAACACAAGCCGACGCCCAATTTCTTCGTGGTTGAGTACATCTGCCTTATTCATGGCGCAAATTCTGACCATACAGATGCCGGCAACCCGATTAATTGGTTTGGGTGTTGCCACCAGCTTGATGTTCCTCAACACGCGATATTTAAGGCAAGTAAGCGCTGCTATTATCACCCTTGGATTTGGGCTGAGTTTCTTTTTTACCCAACTTTATGAAGGCATTCCTGTATTTCCCCGGCTAACAGCAAATGACTGGTTAGTTACTATTGCCGGCACCTTTGGTATTTTATGGCTTTTAAGAAGTTTACTGCTTGTCACCTCCCCTCCAAAAGCCGAAGGTGAAACACCCTCACTTGCGGCAATTTACGCACCGGCAGTAGATTTCTGGGGGATCACATTATGTAGTGTTGAGCTGTTAATTTTGACGCTTCACTCGTTTGCAGTTTACTGGAAATGGCTTGATCCGAGTGTTCTTGTGATCATTGCTGCCGGTATTACTTTAACTGCAATCCTCTATCGCGGCAGGCGGCAACCTTCCAACTGGATGCTTTACAGTTTTGGTTGGGGTTTAGAAGTTTTGGCAGCAGAATTCCTTGGCTTTTTCGGGCGTGAGGTGATTCATTTAGCGATTGCGAATATTGCCTTGGGTTTAATTTTCCAATTGATAGGGGATTGGTGGCAAAGACGTGCCGGCACAGAAAACTTTCCCAGCAGTTGGCACATTTTGCCCCTGCTATATGGCGGATTGGGTGCGCTATTACGTTGGGGACTTTTTGCAAACTGGACGGGTTTAACGTCCTTGGGTTTAGCCTTAATTGCCATTGGTGTAGGACGCCGGCGTCAAGAACTCAAGTTTTTAGTTTACTTGGGTTTAATTGGCGCGTCGGTTTCTGCCTATGAAATTCTGGGATATCGCATTTCATCGCTGCCTGCCGGTGATCAATTAATTGCAATGGTCGCTTTAGGCACAAGTATTTTATATGCTTATCGAATCCTGAATATTTGGTTAAGCGATTATTTGCGCTTAAGCAGAGAGGAACTGAAATTTTTTGCAAGTTTGCATTGGGCAATTAGCAGTTTCTTCTTACTTTTAGCTATCAGCTATCCGATTATATCTTACGATTTGGTGGGATTAGGTGCCGGCTTTGTTTTAACGCGCTACGCGATCATGCAAGGACGAAACAACCCCAGTTTATTTCAGGCGGAAAGCTGGGTTTATTTGGGAATTTTAGAAGGTGCCGGCATCGGAATTTATATGAGTAATAAGCTGCAACTAGCAGCGCTATTACTTCCCTGGAGTGCTGCGATTGCTGCTGCGATCTCTTGTTTTCTCTACGCCTTACCTTGGGAAAATTGGGGATGGCCAAAAAGACCGTGGTTGCGTTCCGCCGTCGTTATTCCCACCGCAACGGCATTATGTACTCCGACAACTAATCCTACCAGTTTGCTATTAGTGGCAGGATTCTATCTTGTCCTGGCGCAGCTAAATCGCCAAATTCGCATTACCTATCTCAGTATCTTTTTTATTAATTGGGCGTTGCTTCGCTGGTTTACGATATTAAATGTCACCGATTTTTTAGCCTATACAACTCCACCGGCACTTTCCCTGCTTTATCTCGCCCAAGTTGATCCAAGTTTAAAATCAGTAGAACAAAGAGAATTGCGCCACATCTTGCGCTTGCTTGGCACCGGCACGATTTGCTTTGTGGCTTTATTCACTTCTAATTGGTTTGTCTGTGGTGTATGGAGTGTTGTGGCAATTTTTGCGGGATTAACTTTAAGAGTACGGGCTTTTTTATATGTGGGAACTGCTACGTTTTTACTGAATGCCATTAATCAGTTAGTCATTCTCAGTTTAGATTATTCGTTTACGAAATGGATCATCGGTTTGCTCGTTGGCATTGCTTTTATTTACATTGCTGCCAACTTTGAAACTCGCCGTGAGCAAATTGTCGCTTTAGTACAGAATTGGATTGAGGAATTGCAAGAATGGCAGTAA
- a CDS encoding 1-acyl-sn-glycerol-3-phosphate acyltransferase encodes MPDQIIHAQPALEFIPPALNPLILWGCQKLLPAWLPLKTTITDIQADNVADLVKLFHQFQEGKIRFLLAFRHPNTDDPYCLGYLTWQLVPQIAREKGISLKHPTHFHFIYDRGIPLWAGEQVGWLYSRLGGTPIQRGKIDRQGLRSARELFVGGKFPLAASPEGATNGHNELVSPLEPGIAQLGFWCAEDLLKAGRSEQVFIVPMGIQYRYVEEPWDAVDKLLSQLETECGLPAFEKNPESLENPNSEIQSYFYRRLIRIGGHLLAMMEEFYTHFYHRKLPQISESAELSTRLYALLDVALQVAEEYFNLPQKGNLIDRCRRLEQAGWDRIYREDIKDFETLSLLERGLADRIAEEANLRMWHMRLAESFVAVTGRYVKEKPTVERFAETALLLRDVMTRIQGGNPFGRPKLGKQRVQMTVGEPISVSDRWDAYKSSRRSAVAGLTKDLQMALEGMIF; translated from the coding sequence ATGCCAGATCAAATTATTCACGCTCAACCGGCTTTAGAATTTATCCCACCGGCACTTAACCCCCTGATTTTGTGGGGTTGTCAAAAACTGCTGCCGGCGTGGCTACCATTGAAGACAACCATTACTGATATTCAAGCCGATAATGTTGCGGACTTAGTTAAACTTTTTCATCAATTTCAAGAAGGTAAAATTCGCTTTTTATTGGCATTCCGTCACCCGAATACAGACGATCCTTACTGTCTGGGATACTTAACGTGGCAGCTAGTGCCACAAATCGCGAGAGAAAAAGGAATTTCTCTAAAACATCCAACTCATTTTCACTTTATTTATGACCGAGGAATTCCTCTGTGGGCTGGGGAACAAGTCGGCTGGTTATATTCTCGATTAGGGGGCACTCCCATCCAGCGGGGTAAGATAGATCGCCAGGGATTGCGTTCAGCGCGTGAGCTATTTGTTGGCGGTAAATTTCCATTGGCAGCCTCCCCAGAAGGCGCAACAAACGGTCATAATGAACTCGTCAGTCCCTTAGAACCTGGAATTGCTCAGTTAGGCTTTTGGTGTGCGGAAGATTTGTTAAAAGCTGGACGATCTGAACAAGTTTTTATTGTGCCAATGGGGATTCAATATCGTTATGTTGAAGAACCTTGGGATGCAGTGGATAAATTGTTAAGTCAATTAGAGACAGAATGCGGTTTGCCGGCTTTTGAAAAAAATCCTGAATCCCTGGAAAATCCGAACTCTGAAATTCAAAGTTATTTTTACCGTCGGCTGATTCGGATAGGGGGGCATTTACTGGCGATGATGGAGGAATTTTACACCCACTTTTATCATCGAAAATTACCTCAAATTAGCGAAAGCGCAGAATTATCTACTCGACTTTATGCCTTGCTAGATGTCGCATTACAAGTTGCAGAAGAGTATTTTAATTTACCGCAAAAAGGCAATTTAATTGATCGCTGCCGGCGCTTAGAACAAGCCGGTTGGGATCGCATTTATCGAGAAGATATCAAAGACTTTGAAACATTATCTCTTTTGGAACGTGGACTTGCAGATCGCATTGCTGAAGAAGCCAACTTGAGAATGTGGCACATGAGACTCGCAGAAAGTTTTGTGGCGGTAACGGGGCGATATGTGAAAGAAAAACCCACGGTTGAACGATTTGCTGAAACCGCTTTACTCTTACGAGATGTCATGACTCGAATTCAGGGAGGTAATCCTTTTGGGCGTCCGAAGTTGGGCAAACAACGCGTGCAAATGACGGTGGGTGAACCGATTTCTGTCAGCGACAGGTGGGATGCTTATAAAAGTAGCCGGCGATCTGCTGTTGCCGGTTTAACGAAAGACTTACAAATGGCTTTAGAAGGGATGATTTTTTAG